The genomic segment TTGCAAGCATGACACCATGTTGGTGCTGTCCGGTCCCCAAGGACTAGGCAAATCAGAGTTAGTGCGCCGGGTGGCTAACGGCTGGTTCACCGACCAGTTGGGTATCTCCGATATGGATGATCCGAAAAAGGCGGCGGAAATAACCCTGGGTTCTTGGTTTGTGGAAGTGCCGGAACTGGTAGGGATGAACAAGACGGAAACCAATGCAGTGAAAGGATTCATCACCACGCAGGTTGATCGCTACCGGGCAGCGTATGCCGTGGATGCTACCGATCACCCGCGTGGCTATGTGCTCGTTGGCACCACCAACGATGATGAATATTTACGGGATGTGACGGGTAACCGTCGTTTCTGGCCGGTGAAATGCTCCCCCACGCGTCAACACAGCCCGTTCAGTCTCACCACGGAACACGTTGCCCTGGTGTGGGCAGAGGCCCTGCATTATCACCATGCGGGGGAGCCAACCTATCTCACTGATGAGTTGGTGGAGGTTGCCGAGCAGCGGCAGGGAGAGGCGCGACAGGTTGATGACTGGGAGGGCACCATAGGCCAATGGCTGGATAGGCCTGTATCCGAGGGGTGGGATGATATGCAGGAAAGTGAGCGTGACAGTTTCCGACAGCCCCCCGGTGCGACGGGCCGGCGACACAGGGTATGCGCCATGGAAGTGTGGCTAGAGTGCCTAGGCGGAAGTAAGGACAGCTACAGTCAGTACCGTCAGGGTAAGAGGATTACCAGCGCGTTGCAGGCCCTGGGGTGGGTTAAGCCCGATGGGGCTACCCGTGGCGCATACGGGGTTCAAAAGTATTGGCACCGCCCGAGCATGACCAAGTGACAGGGGCTGTAACCACTGGGAGCAGTCGGTTACACACCGGTTACACCCATCGGTTACAGCCCATAACCCCAGCTCAATACCTATATTTACCTTCATTGTAACCAATGTAACTAGTAAATCTTCAAAAGGTAATTAGATAGCTTATATAGAAAAACTGGTTTCAACGGTTACAAAAACACTGACAAATTCCCATTGACCTGCATAAACGAGGTGTAACCGACTAGGTGCACGTGCACGGTTACACAGCTATCGCCGGCCCTTCACCACCCGGCACGCCCTGGTGCTCGTGCACCTAGTCGCGCCGGGTGACCGATCACACCAACGATTGGGAGGCACCACCGCTGTGGACTTCACCACGCCCAGCCCCCGGGTACTGCAACACCCCCAAGGAATGATTAACTGCGTTCCTAGTGGGGGATCGACAACGGCACTACCCCAACCATGAAGGCAAGCTGATGCCGTACCCCACCCGCGTGGAGGAACCTCATATATGGCTGGCGACGTTCTACCGCATTGGTTACCGCAATGCCGCTGGCGCCGGCTTGACCGCCCCGACCAGATCATTTTTGTATCGTGGTGCCAGCATCCGTTTCCACCATGAAAATATATGTGGGAGCGGTATTGTTAACAGACCCGCCTCGCGCACGTAGAGGGTACTTAACGCACATCCGCGTGCCAACATAGAGATCATCAGATTGACTTTGAAAGACCGTCAACAACACCCACAGGATAACCTTAACTAGGTAATAATTGTTCGACAATGCATGCTGACTGGGGCCACGCCCTATGTGGGGTACGCATTTGTGAGACCATGAGTTAAGAAAACTATCGCTAGTGCCCGAGGATTACATCACCATGCAGACCCCGCTTGATCGTGCCGATATTAAACGTTACCTAGATGATTTCAGTTATGCATGGAGGACCCGGATCAACGGGTGGCGAGAAAGCGGACAAAAACACACAGAGAAGTCTTTTGCCCAGCAATATTGGTCAGATTTGTTGAAGTGTTTTGGTGTGATCCCGGAACGCATCGATTTGTTTGAACGTGACGCAGACCGAGCTAGCACAGGGAACACCGGTTACATGGATCTGTTTTGGTCTGGTGTGGTCTTGGGTGAAGCTAAAAGCCTCGGCGCTGACCTGAAAAAGGCTCACGACCAAGCCCTCGATTACCTATCCGGTGGTTCTATTGGACAACATGAGTTCCCTAAGTTCGTGCTCGTCTCTGACTTTGAAACCCTACGGTTAACCCAGCTGGGGGACGAAGCATGGACCCTAGAGTTCACGGTAGATGATCTAACAGATTACGTGGATCAACTGATGTTTTTAGCGGGCCATGAGACCGTTACCAAACAGGAAGAACGGGAAGCGTCTATCCATGCGTCCCGGCTTATGGCAAACCTATTTAATGCCATGCTGGGGGAGAATATAGATGAAGGGGTGGGGGAGGAAGCCCCGACCGACCCAGAGGAAGAAGATGAACGGGTACAGCGCACGTCTATGTGGATGACACGTTTGCTGTTTGTCATGTTCGGTGATGATGCAGGTCTCTGGGAAGAGGATCTATTTTACCGGTTCGTCCTATACGACACCACACCCGCTAACCTGGGTTCCCAGCTTAACGCGTTATTCCAAGTGCTGAACACCCCAGAAAACCAGCGTCGCCGCGTCCCAGCGTCTATGGAGAAGTTTCCTTACGTTAACGGCTCTGTATTCAGTGACCCGCTCCCCTTAGAGTTCTTTGATGAAGGCATGCGTGATGCCCTTCTCGCTGCGTGTCGTTTCCACTGGACACGTATTAGCCCCGCCGTCTTTGGTGCCATGTTCCAACTGGTGAAGTCCAAAGAAGCCCGGCGCGCTGATGGGGAACACTACACCTCTGAGACCAACATCTTAAAAGTCATTGAACCCCTGTTCTTAGATGAACTGCGTAAAGAAGCCAACCGGCTTATCGGCAATAAATCCACCCAGTCCAAGAGCTACGAAAATTCCGGGACAACCTGGCAGACATGGCTTTCTGCGACCCGGCCTGTGGCTGTGGAAACTTCCTCGTCGTGGCGTACCGGGAACTACGCACCATTGAAACTGATGTGATCGTGGCCCTACGTGAAAAAGAAGGACTCACCACAGCGTCCCTAGACGTGTCATTGGACCAGAAGTTACGCATTAGCCAGTTCCACGGATTTGAACTCAACTGGTGGCCTGCAAAGATCGCAGAGACCGCCATGTTCCTCGTGGACCACCAAGCCAACCGAGAACTAGCGCGACGGGTAGGTGATGCTCCCAACCGCCTACCAATTAAGGTCACCGCCAACATTGTCCACGGTAACGCTCTCCAACTGGATTGGCAGGAAGAAATACCGCCAGTGAAGGGGCAGACCTACATCTTTGGTAACCCGCCGTTTATCGGCCAATACACCAAGACAGAGGAACAAACCGCTGATATGCGGGCTGTGTGGGGGAAGGACTATGACGGGTATTTGGATTACGTCACCGGGTGGCATGCCAAGACTATGCAGTTACTTGCATCCCGGCGCGGTGAGTTTGCCTATGTGACCACTAACTCTATTACTCAAGGTCAGCCTGTTCCTGGTCTATTTGGTCCTCTTATCCGGGAGGGGTGGCGGATTAAGTTTGCCCACCGGACTTTCGCATGGGATTCAGAAGCACCGGGCAAAGCAGCTGTACACTGTGTCATCGTTGGTTTCACCCGCGACAGGGGAGTGAAGCAACGCCTATGGGATTACGAACATGTCAATGGTCCTGCTCATGAGATAACAGTGCGTACAGGAGTGAACGCCTATCTCGTAGATGGCGCAAATCTACTCGTAACGAAACGATCTAAACCGCTGTCCCCGGTTCTCTTACCCGTTATCTATGGGTCAAAACCTACAGATGGGGGTTTCTTAGTTCCTAAGGCAGGGACACCACTCCCAGAGTCAGACCCGACCGCAATGAAATATGTGCGTAGATTCGTTGGAGCAAAAGAACTTCTACAAGACACGTCACGGTGGTGTCTATGGATGAAGGTGGAAAACTTTGATCCTGCCGATGTTTCTAAGTCGCAATTCCTGAAAGAAAGAATTGAAAGCGTAAAAACCTTACGGGCGGAAAGCGGCAAAAAAGCTACCCGTGAAGCTGCGCATACACCCCATTTGTTTACAGAATTACGGCAGCCTGAGGTGGCTTATCTCTGCATTCCCAGCCATGTAAGCGAAACGCGCAGATATTGGACAGCACAGCGTTTTGGTGAGGATGTCATTTGTGGTAATGCGAACTTCCTAACGCCGGATCCTGATGGCTTTCAGTTCTCTTTAATTTCTTCCTCCATGTTCCTTGCATGGCAAAGGGCTATCGGCGGGCGTATTAAGTCAGATCTGCGATTTGCCAATACACTGACCTGGAATACTTTCCCAGTGCCAGAAGTAAATGATAAAACGCGTGCCGGGATCATTAAAGCCGGACGGGGAGTACTTGAAGTACGTGCGCATCATCCAGAGCGTTCTCTAGCAGATCAGTACAACCCTCTTGCTATGGACCCTGAATTGGTGAAGGCACACGATAAGCTGGACCGGGCTGTAGATGTTGCCTTTGGTGCGCCCCGTAAATTGACCACCGAAGAACAACGGTTAGAAATTCTGTTTGCTTGTTATTCTGCCCTGATTTAGAAACCCCCATATGCATCGTTTTCACCCACCCTATGTACGTGCCACCCTGTCCAAAGACCTCGGCATAAAATAATGATGTGAGCCAGTGCGATTGGGGTGCAGCAGCTATTTTTCGTGGTTGGATGAAAGCTATTAAAAGGAGCTACGGGAAAGTTACGGGAATGGCTCACCTTCCATCATAAAAAACCATGCCCTGAACAGGCATTATGGCGTGATCGGGGTGAGTCCCCGGCAGCTCCACCAAAACGAAGTTTCCCCACACCAAATGGCGTGGGGAAACTTCGTTTTTCTTTACTAGCAGCCGTATTTTTAAGGAATGGCCAGTTAAAATTTTAGTTTAATCTAATCCACTCGGGGGGAACTATTTAAATATGTGGAAAAGTTGTGAGTTTTATGTAAACATCCTTGGTATGAGAATTTTACGCAAATTTACAGCAGCCGTAATTGCTGCAACTATAACTTTTTCAGGAATTACTGTTGCTAACGCTCAGTCTTTCTCTAGTGGTAGTAGTGGCTCATCTTTTCTTGTTGATGATTCCCGTTACAGTGCTGAAGGGTTTTTGGCTGATTATAAGCAGCTTTATCTTGCTAAGGGATATACCTTCATTGATGCTCCTGAATTGATCGCAGAGTATTCAAGCAAAGCTCTGAATGAAAGGTATGTTTCTTACCTTCCTAACGGTAACGGTATCTTTGATGATTCTTTCGGACATATTTTTGAGGGGTACTCGCCGAAAGTTCAACGAATTAAGCATCATGGGCACAACATTCAGTTTGACCGTGAAAGTACAGTCCTTTCTCCTGCTGGCGAAGGGGAACGTGTAGCGATCGATATCATCAGTGACGATGTTTACTATTATATTGTGAGCATTGTGTTTAATGAGCGTTACCAGGGGTAAGGCTGGTTCATGGAGCCCTCAACTTATATGGTTGGGGGTTTTCTTTCGGGAATTGCCCCCGGGGTCTTTAAGCCAATAGCCCTGGGAATTTTCCAATAATTGGTAAAAAATAATAATGGGTGTACAGTGATCATCGAAGCAAACAGCGCAAGCATGTGGTTTCAAATATGTAGCAATACATAGCGTCGCGGGGTGGAGCAGCTCGGTAGCTCGCTGGGCTCATAACCCAGAGGTCGTAGGTTCGAATCCTGCCCCCGCTACTAAGTTCCAAGGATCCCCCTCAACTTCGGTTGAGGGGGATCCTTGCGTTTCTACATTTGGTTAGGCTGAGGCTACTCGTCGGCAGTGCTGACTTAAAGAAAATGCGTGTGAATAAACCACCAATCCACCACTATGGGCCCTTGTTTAGGGTTTATAAAAGCCTCGGAGCCGAGTTGCGATTATTTCTACATCTGGGTGGTTCTCGGCAATATCTATCACAAGATCAAACCAGTCATCATCGGTGATCAGACGATCGTCTATCCGTAGGCTCGTAGCAGCAATGAGCACAGCAGCACTCGGAGCCGTTTATTTCCGTCCAGAAGTGGATGGTTGGCTTCGATGCTGTCTAGCAGTGCTCCAGTTTTATTCCATACATCTGGGTAGAGATCATTGCCTCCGAATGTGGCCCAAGGGCGCTCCAGGGCGGAAGATAGTAGACCCCAATCACGGGAATGAAATCCATGTTCTTCCAGCCATGGACGTAGAACTTCAAGTTGGAAGAGTACTCGTGGGTTACTCATGCGTCTTTGAGTCGATCCATCAGTGAGCTTCTACTAGAGAAAATTTCATCCAAGGCGTGAGTTGCAGATTCTCGTGTCTGGGTGCGTTCCCATTGTTGCTGGATAAGTGCGGTAATTACTTGCTACTTTGACCGTCCTTCGAAAGATGCGAGGTCGGAAAGCTGTTGAGACTCTTCTGGTGTTAATCGGAGGTTGATAGCCATACTTAGTAGTACCGTTTTAGTACCACTAGTGTATAGGGAGATCGGATCTCTCCGTATGGGAGTCAAATCGTCATGACTATTTGACGCATGATCGGTGAAAGAAACAGTGCTCAAGAAGGTACAGAATTTCGCAGGTATAGACCCATAGCCCAGAGGCTGTAGGTCTTGGCTTAAGTGGGGACTCCCCGCGGGTGGAGGGGAGCGTCGAAAAGCAAAAAACCGGCACAACCGCAAAGGTTGCACCGGCGTGGATCGCTGGAATTCCTAGAACATGAAGCGGAATGACCACACTGCAGCGACTGCGAAAAGCAGTAGCCAGACAATTGCGATTGCCCACTTGTATTTATAAAGCGCGTTGACGAAAGCGCTATTGGAGCCGCTGAAAGTTTTCACGTTCCATGCGGTGACCACTGTAAATAGGATGATGCTTACTGTCCAAACGCCCATGCAATAAGGGCAGAGTGAGCGAATTATTGACATGGACTGGTAAGCCAGCCAGTGGCAGAACATCATCGCAAAAGTGAGCCCGATCTGTGTGCAGAACCAGAACCAGCCCCGGAAACGGCCACCGGCTAGAATTCCCGCGCCGATAATGGCAACTGCAGGAAAGCCGGCAATGCCGATGAGTGGATTCGGGATTCCGAAGGCGTTTGCTTGCCCAGATCGCATCACATTGCCACAGGCGAGAACCTCATTGAAATCGCAACTGGTGATGTGATCCGGGTTCTCTAGGATAAGCAGCTTTTCGGCCATGATGATGACCGACAAAATGAGACCGATGATTCCACCGATAAGTAACAACCAACCAAGCCACGTGGGAGCCTTGGGCGGAGCGATTTGGGTTTCGGTTGACACGAGGAGACCTCCGGAAAGAAAGCAATTGTTATTTGAGATCTAATCCTAATTCTATTCCTGGAAAATCTTGTGCTGTGAGCTGAAGTTCACAGGCTACCTATGTAGCTGGAGGGAGAATGTACAGGAATCTCGAAGAAATATGGTAACGGGCTTCACAATTGTAGGCCAGGGGTGATTGGGGGCTATTTTTGGAGGTGAATTTCCCTGGGATTGTTGCGATTCAAGTCACAAAGGTTTGGCTTAGTTAACTCGCTGTGTTAACTTTCTTCTTTAGGTAACCTAACCTCACTAAAACGGTGAAAGCACACTGGTGTGCACCTGAGGTTTTGGTGGAATATTGTATGAACTTTCAAAGGATGACATAGTGAAAACCCGATTCAAGCTAGTTTCAATCGCAACTGTTGCTGCCCTGGCACTGGTTGGCTGCTCTTCCACCGACAGCACTTCAACTGATGCTTCCGCTACTGACACTGCGGCTTCCGAAAGCGTCCTTACTGTTGAAGACAACCACGGCGCCGAAGAGATTTCACTGCCAATCGGAAGTGTTGCAGCAACTGATAACCGTGCATTCGAACTACTTGATCGTTGGGGAGTGGACCTTGTTGCCGCCCCTATCCAGCTCGTTCCATTCACCGTCGAGGGTTACAAGAACAATGAGGACATTGCGGACCTGGGCACTCACCGCGAGCCAAACCTCGAGGCATTAGCTGCGGCTCAGCCATCTTTGATCATTAACGGTCAGCGTTTTGCCCAGTATTACGATGATATTGCAGCTCTGAACCCTGATGCGACCGTGGTTGAGCTGGATCCTCGCGATGGCGAGCCTTTGGACCAGGAGCTCATTCGCCAGGCAGAAGTCCTTGGTGAGATCTTCGGTGAAGAAGAAGACGCAGCTCAGATCGTTGCAGATTTCAACTCTGCACTTGAGCGCGCAAAGACCGCATATGAAGCCATTTCCGATAAGAGCGTCATGGCAGTCAACGTCTCCGGCGGAAATATCGGCTACATTGCACCTTCTGTTGGGCGTACCTTCGGACCTATCTTTGACCTTGTTGGACTGAAGCCAGCGCTTGAGGTTTCAAATACATCTAGCGATCATGAGGGCGACGACATCAACGTCGAAGCAATCGCAGCTGCAAATCCAGATCTCGTGTTGGTTCTTGACCGCGATGGCGGCACCACCGCTCGTTCTGAAGCTGATTACCTTCCAGCGGAGCAGATCATTTCTGACAATGAGGCACTAGCTAATGTTGCTGCTATTACTGCCGGTTCTGTTTACTACGCACCTGCAGATACCTACACCAACGAAAACATCATCACCTACACCGAGATCCTCAACGGCATGGCAGATATGTTCGAGAAAGCCGCTAAATAGGGGATAGAATCCGAAATAAACTAACCCTTCAAAATTTCTTAGGTAAGGCTTTAGTATGAAAGGCTGTCTTGTAAGAACAGGGCAGCCTTTTCTCTTGTCTAAAACAAATAGGCAATTTAAGTAATAGGAATAGATCTAGTGGCCAGGTTTTTAGGTTATGAGACCTTGGCTTTAAAAAATTGTAGGAACCAGGTTTCGCGCATGTCACTCACTCGGTTGAATCAGGAAGGGGAGCAGCTCTGATGTCTTCGATGTCTACACCAACGTCGGCTCCTATTTCTGAACCACGTCTTAAACGCACCAGAGCAAAGCTTTTTGACTGGAAGCTTCTCATTGGCTTCCTTGTTGTGGCTGGACTCGTTGTGCTCTCGCTATTTACTGGTCAATATGACATTTTTGGTGGCGACGATGGTCAGCTGATGTTTGAGGCTGTTCGTATTCCACGAACAGTCTCGCTTGTCCTGTCCGGAGCTGCGATGGCGATGTGTGGTTTGGTCATGCAGCTGTTGACTCAAAATAAATTTGTGGAACCGAGCACTACTGGAACAACTGAGTGGGCCGGCCTAGGTCTGCTCTTTGTCCTTTACTTCATTCCAGCAGCAACTGTTTTGGATCGAATGATTGGTGCCGTGGTGTTTTCCTTCATCGGAACCATGGTGTTTTTCCTTTTCTTAAAGCGGGTCACACTGCGATCATCTTTGATCGTTCCGATCATCGGCATCATGCTGGGCGCAGTGGTTTCCTCTATCTCGAGCTTTTTTGCACTG from the Corynebacterium crudilactis genome contains:
- a CDS encoding virulence-associated E family protein encodes the protein MPEKIDLKPAPPVAERMANGEIQVPPDLTPPADTIDEEGNLVPHEWETTMDNRALLAIFANPALRGLAYNQLAERLDIKPGATLPWAGGKTVNSATRATLRIYLGSTAGISSARMVDEALAALPTFRSFHPVRDYLDNLPAWDGVQRLDTMLVDYLGAEDTAYTRAVTRKTFIAAIRRAYTPGCKHDTMLVLSGPQGLGKSELVRRVANGWFTDQLGISDMDDPKKAAEITLGSWFVEVPELVGMNKTETNAVKGFITTQVDRYRAAYAVDATDHPRGYVLVGTTNDDEYLRDVTGNRRFWPVKCSPTRQHSPFSLTTEHVALVWAEALHYHHAGEPTYLTDELVEVAEQRQGEARQVDDWEGTIGQWLDRPVSEGWDDMQESERDSFRQPPGATGRRHRVCAMEVWLECLGGSKDSYSQYRQGKRITSALQALGWVKPDGATRGAYGVQKYWHRPSMTK
- a CDS encoding type IIL restriction-modification enzyme MmeI, which produces MPEDYITMQTPLDRADIKRYLDDFSYAWRTRINGWRESGQKHTEKSFAQQYWSDLLKCFGVIPERIDLFERDADRASTGNTGYMDLFWSGVVLGEAKSLGADLKKAHDQALDYLSGGSIGQHEFPKFVLVSDFETLRLTQLGDEAWTLEFTVDDLTDYVDQLMFLAGHETVTKQEEREASIHASRLMANLFNAMLGENIDEGVGEEAPTDPEEEDERVQRTSMWMTRLLFVMFGDDAGLWEEDLFYRFVLYDTTPANLGSQLNALFQVLNTPENQRRRVPASMEKFPYVNGSVFSDPLPLEFFDEGMRDALLAACRFHWTRISPAVFGAMFQLVKSKEARRADGEHYTSETNILKVIEPLFLDELRKEANRLIGNKSTQSKSYENSGTTWQTWLSATRPVAVETSSSWRTGNYAPLKLM
- a CDS encoding DNA methyltransferase, which translates into the protein MAFCDPACGCGNFLVVAYRELRTIETDVIVALREKEGLTTASLDVSLDQKLRISQFHGFELNWWPAKIAETAMFLVDHQANRELARRVGDAPNRLPIKVTANIVHGNALQLDWQEEIPPVKGQTYIFGNPPFIGQYTKTEEQTADMRAVWGKDYDGYLDYVTGWHAKTMQLLASRRGEFAYVTTNSITQGQPVPGLFGPLIREGWRIKFAHRTFAWDSEAPGKAAVHCVIVGFTRDRGVKQRLWDYEHVNGPAHEITVRTGVNAYLVDGANLLVTKRSKPLSPVLLPVIYGSKPTDGGFLVPKAGTPLPESDPTAMKYVRRFVGAKELLQDTSRWCLWMKVENFDPADVSKSQFLKERIESVKTLRAESGKKATREAAHTPHLFTELRQPEVAYLCIPSHVSETRRYWTAQRFGEDVICGNANFLTPDPDGFQFSLISSSMFLAWQRAIGGRIKSDLRFANTLTWNTFPVPEVNDKTRAGIIKAGRGVLEVRAHHPERSLADQYNPLAMDPELVKAHDKLDRAVDVAFGAPRKLTTEEQRLEILFACYSALI
- a CDS encoding Fic family protein is translated as MSNPRVLFQLEVLRPWLEEHGFHSRDWGLLSSALERPWATFGGNDLYPDVWNKTGALLDSIEANHPLLDGNKRLRVLLCSLLLRAYG
- a CDS encoding vitamin K epoxide reductase family protein, with translation MSTETQIAPPKAPTWLGWLLLIGGIIGLILSVIIMAEKLLILENPDHITSCDFNEVLACGNVMRSGQANAFGIPNPLIGIAGFPAVAIIGAGILAGGRFRGWFWFCTQIGLTFAMMFCHWLAYQSMSIIRSLCPYCMGVWTVSIILFTVVTAWNVKTFSGSNSAFVNALYKYKWAIAIVWLLLFAVAAVWSFRFMF
- a CDS encoding siderophore ABC transporter substrate-binding protein, with amino-acid sequence MVKTRFKLVSIATVAALALVGCSSTDSTSTDASATDTAASESVLTVEDNHGAEEISLPIGSVAATDNRAFELLDRWGVDLVAAPIQLVPFTVEGYKNNEDIADLGTHREPNLEALAAAQPSLIINGQRFAQYYDDIAALNPDATVVELDPRDGEPLDQELIRQAEVLGEIFGEEEDAAQIVADFNSALERAKTAYEAISDKSVMAVNVSGGNIGYIAPSVGRTFGPIFDLVGLKPALEVSNTSSDHEGDDINVEAIAAANPDLVLVLDRDGGTTARSEADYLPAEQIISDNEALANVAAITAGSVYYAPADTYTNENIITYTEILNGMADMFEKAAK
- a CDS encoding ABC transporter permease, with the translated sequence MSTPTSAPISEPRLKRTRAKLFDWKLLIGFLVVAGLVVLSLFTGQYDIFGGDDGQLMFEAVRIPRTVSLVLSGAAMAMCGLVMQLLTQNKFVEPSTTGTTEWAGLGLLFVLYFIPAATVLDRMIGAVVFSFIGTMVFFLFLKRVTLRSSLIVPIIGIMLGAVVSSISSFFALQFDMLQQLGVWFAGSFNTVFRGQYEVLWIVVIVVIAVFFFADRLTVAGLGEEIATNVGLNYNRMVLIGTGLIAIATGVVTVVVGSLPFLGLIVPNIVSMFRGDDLRSNLPWVCLTGIAIVTICDLISRTIIAPFEIPVSVILGIVGAVVFVIMIVRQRGRG